From one Anguilla rostrata isolate EN2019 chromosome 12, ASM1855537v3, whole genome shotgun sequence genomic stretch:
- the slc5a2 gene encoding sodium/glucose cotransporter 2 — MENSSGQGPGAKVAINNPADIIVIVGYFLLVICVGIWSMFRTNRSTVGGYFLAGRTMVWWPVGASLFASNIGSGHFVGLAGTGAASGIAVGGFEWNALFIVLLLGWLFVPVYLTAGVITMPQYLKKRFGGGRISLYLSVISLFLYIFTKISVDMFSGAVFIQQALGWNIYVAVIALLSITALYTVTGGLAALMYTDTVQTFVIIAGAFVLTAFSFVEVGGYSALLEKYPLALPTARMTLDPQRYNISERCYTPRSDAFQLLRDAATGDLPWPGVLFGIAIVGSWYWCTDQVIVQRCLAARSLTHVKAGCIMCGYLKLLPMFLMVFPGMISRVLYPEEVGCVVPEVCKEVCGTEVGCSNIAYPKLVVSIMPRGLRGLMLAVMLAALMSSLASIFNSSSTLFTMDIWTRLRRQARDRELMIVGRVWVLCIVSISICWIPVVQAAQSGQLFDYIQSVTSYLAPPITAVFFLAVFVKRVNEQGAFWGLMGGLAMGLCRMVPEFAFGSGSCLFPSDCPSVVCGVHYLYFAVLLFCCTTVLVVIVSYCTPAIPDKHLHRLVFSLRHSKEPREDLDREEEERGRSARREEEEKNRIDMEEGEEGGRTQSCIGRLIGWFCGLSSTQAPELTEQEVEEAANQMPDISEDPVWKHVVNANGIIMMTVAVFMWGYYA; from the exons ATGGAGAATTCCTCTGGACAGGGCCCAGGGGCAAAGGTCGCCATCAACAACCCTGCCGACATCATCGTCATCGTGGGCTACTTTCTGCTGGTCATCTGCGTGGGAATATGG TCCATGTTCCGGACCAATCGCAGCACAGTGGGGGGTTACTTCCTGGCGGGTCGGACCATGGTCTGGTGGCCG gTGGGTGCCTCCCTGTTTGCCAGCAACATCggcagcggccattttgttggTCTGGCTGGGACAGGAGCGGCCAGCGGGATCGCCGTGGGTGGCTTTGAGTGGAAT gCATTGTTTATTGTGCTCTTGCTGGGCTGGCTGTTTGTACCTGTCTATCTCACAGCTGGG GTGATCACCATGCCCCAGTACCTGAAGAAGAGGTTTGGAGGTGGAAGGATAAGCCTGTACCTCTCtgttatctctctcttcctttacATCTTCACCAAAATCTCA GTGGACATGTTCTCAGGTGCTGTGTTCATCCAGCAGGCCCTGGGCTGGAATATCTATGTGGCTGTGATCGctctgctgtcaatcacagccttGTACACTGTCACAG GTGGCCTGGCTGCTCTCATGTACACCGATACCGTCCAGACCTTCGTCATCATCGCTGGAGCCTTCGTCCTCACTGCTTTCT CCtttgtggaggtgggggggtacAGCGCCCTGCTGGAGAAGTACCCCTTGGCCCTGCCCACCGCCAGGATGACCCTGGACCCCCAGCGCTACAACATCTCTGAGCGCTGCTACACCCCGCGGTCCGACGCCTTCCAGCTGCTGAGGGACGCGGCGACCGGAGACCTGCCCTGGCCCGGGGTGCTGTTCGGCATCGCCATCGTGGGGAGCTGGTACTGGTGCACCGACCAG GTCATAGTGCAGCGTTGCCTGGCAGCGCGCAGTCTTACACATGTGAAAGCAGGGTGTATCATGTGTGGGTACCTCAAGCTGCTGCCCATGTTCCTCATGGTCTTCCCTGGCATGATCAGTCGGGTTCTGTACCCTG AGGAGGTGGGCTGCGTGGTTCCGGAGGTGTGTAAGGAGGTGTGTGGGACAGAGGTGGGCTGCTCCAACATCGCCTACCCCAAACTGGTGGTGTCCATCATGCCTAGAG GCCTAAGGGGCCTCATGCTAGCGGTGATGCTAGCAGCCCTGATGAGCTCCTTAGCCTCCATattcaacagcagcagcacgctGTTCACCATGGACATCTGGACCCGTCTGAGACGACAGGCCCGGGACCGCGAACTCATGATCGTGGGCAG agtctGGGTTCTGTGCATCGTGTCCATCAGTATCTGCTGGATTCCTGTGGTTCAGGCCGCCCAGAGCGGTCAGCTGTTTGACTACATCCAGTCTGTCACCAGCTACCTGGCTCCGCCCATCACGGCCGTCTTCTTCCTGGCTGTGTTCGTGAAGAGGGTCAACGAGCAG gggGCATTCTGGGGTCTGATGGGGGGTCTGGCCATGGGGTTGTGTCGAATGGTGCCGGAGTTTGCGTTCGGGTCGGGCAGTTGCCTCTTCCCCTCAGACTGCCCCTCCGTGGTGTGCGGGGTGCATTACCTCTATTTCGCCGTGCTGCTGTTCTGCTGCACCACCGTCCTGGTGGTCATCGTGAGCTACTGCACCCCGGCCATACCAGACAAACAC CTGCATCGCCTGGTCTTCAGTCTGCGTCACTCTAAGGAACCGAGGGAGGACCTCGACCGGGAGGAGGAAGAACGAGGGAGGAGTGCacgcagagaggaagaggagaagaacaGGATCGATatggaagagggagagg AGGGGGGCCGGACCCAGTCCTGCATCGGccgcctgattggctggttcTGCGGCCTGAGTTCCACTCAGGCTCCCGAACTTACGGAGCAGGAGGTCGAGGAGGCGGCCAACCAGATGCCCGATATCAGCGAGGACCCCGTCTGGAAACACGTTGTCAATGCCAACGGCATCATTATGATGACTGTTGCAGTCTTCATGTGGGGGTACTACGCCTAG